The stretch of DNA CCTTCTTCCAGGCCTCGTCCACCCTGTCCGGCTCGAGGAAGATGAGCCATTTGCCGGCCTGCTCGTCGTCGACCGCCTCCGGCTCCACGTCGGGAGCGTCCTGGACGATCCAGTACATCTGGGTCGTCCGGGAGGGCACCACCCCTTCCCCCGCCTGGAGCAGGGCGTAGATGGCTTCAACGTCGCCGAACCGCTGCCGCAGGGCGGCGGCGAGCAGGGCGTAGTCCTGCTCGAAGGTTGCGAAGATCTCGCGGAACTGCGGCAGGAAGTCGGCCCCACTCTCCACCAGATCGAAGAGGTAGAGTCCTCTCCGGCGCAGTTCTTTGTTCAAAAAGACCTCGAAGAGCCCGTACGCGATATCGGCGAGTGCGTCCGGTCCGGCGTCTCCCATGATCATGGTTCAGGCATACATTTTTAAAAACCTGTTCATCCCGACCCCCGGGAGGGCGGCGGGAGGCCCGGTCGCAGCATCCCGCCTCCTCCGGGGGGAAGGGAGGCGGCCGCGGGGGCATCGGCGCGGCATTCTCCTGCATCGGAATGTTCCACGCCCGTACGAAGTTTGGTTTTCGCTCTGCGACGAATATCTTATTACAATCGCCGCACAATAATGATATACTATGCAGTGGAAGCGCGACTTCGGTCTCACCTGGAGGATATGGATGACGCTCCTCCTCCTCCTCCTGGTGTACCTCGTCTTTCTGGGCGTACTGTCGGCGCTCGGGGTCGGGTGGGAGTTCCTGATCCTCCTTGCAGGGGGTATGGCGTTCTTCCAGTACTTCTTCTCCGACCGTCTGGTGCTCTGGAGCACCGGGGCACGGATCGTCGGGGAGGACGAGTACCCCGAACTGCACAGGATGGTCGAGCGCCTCTCCGCGGAGGCGGGCATCCCGAAACCGCGGGTCGCCGTCGTGCCGAGTCCGGTGCCCAATGCCTTCGCGACGGGCCGCAACCCGAAGAACGCCGTGGTGGCGGCGACCGATTCCCTGATGCGGATCCTGAACCGGGACGAGCTCGAGGCGGTGCTCGCCCACGAGCTGAGTCACGTCCGCTACCGCGACGTCTTCACCCTGACGGTGGCGAGCTTCATCAGCATGGTCGCCTTCATCCTGGTGCGGAACTGGTTCTTCATGGGCATGTTCAGCGGCGGCGGGCGGCGGGAGGGCGGCAATCCCTGGATCATCGTCTTCCTGGTCTCGATCGTCGTGTGGGTCGTCAGCACGCTCCTGATCCGGGCGCTCTCCCGCTACCGGGAGTACGCCGCGGACCGCGGGTCGGCCATACTGACGGGGAGGCCGCGGGCGCTGGCGAACGCCCTCGAGAAGATCAGCGGGAGGATGGAGTACGTCGCGCCGCAGAAGAAGCAGGAGATCGAGGGGGCGAACGCCTTCTTCATCATCCCCGCTCTCTCCGGCAGCACCCTGATGGAGCTCTTCTCCACGCATCCCCCGCTCGAGAAACGCCTGGCGGCGCTGGAGAACATCGAGCGGGAGATGAAGGGTTACTGAACTCCCGACGAAGAGCAGAAGAGCAGGAACGGAAACGAGGGAAAGGAACCCTCCATCGGGTGAGGATGGGCCCCCCGTTCCCTTTATCCCCCTGGCGAGCCGGTCCAGCATCCCTTTACTGAACCGGTATAGTTGATGGCCTGCGGATGGACGAAAGCATGGCGGGATCGGGCGAGCGGGGTCGGACCTGGCGGAAGAGATAAGAATAATATCTCCGGATACAACATCTATAGGCACATCGCATCGATGATCTAGAGGTATGATTTTGGCCTTCCAAGCCAACAGCCCGGGTTCGAATCCCGGTCGATGCATGGGGCTCGTGGTCTAGCCGGTTATGACGTCGCCTTCACACGGCGGAGGTCGGGGGTCCGAATCCCTCCGAGCCCATCGGTAACGGCTTCTTTTGGCGTAAGAACAAGACATTCTCGGTTTATTTCCGTTCTGACATTATTAATTAGCGTATCCACCAAACGGGACGCATTGCTCGTGTTGTTCCTCAACCATTCCACCGTTTCCGCCGCCAATGTAAGGAGGAGAACCGGAGGCAGAAGGTCAT from Methanomicrobiales archaeon encodes:
- a CDS encoding DUF1917 domain-containing protein, whose translation is MGDAGPDALADIAYGLFEVFLNKELRRRGLYLFDLVESGADFLPQFREIFATFEQDYALLAAALRQRFGDVEAIYALLQAGEGVVPSRTTQMYWIVQDAPDVEPEAVDDEQAGKWLIFLEPDRVDEAWKKVRDETCRGGLGISAKVSTAKPNPESRDERKVIYVYTRDWEDEADVMRVRERLRELGFTDRIGYKRNIETYRGEYSRKGKRVTYYSA
- the htpX gene encoding zinc metalloprotease HtpX is translated as MQWKRDFGLTWRIWMTLLLLLLVYLVFLGVLSALGVGWEFLILLAGGMAFFQYFFSDRLVLWSTGARIVGEDEYPELHRMVERLSAEAGIPKPRVAVVPSPVPNAFATGRNPKNAVVAATDSLMRILNRDELEAVLAHELSHVRYRDVFTLTVASFISMVAFILVRNWFFMGMFSGGGRREGGNPWIIVFLVSIVVWVVSTLLIRALSRYREYAADRGSAILTGRPRALANALEKISGRMEYVAPQKKQEIEGANAFFIIPALSGSTLMELFSTHPPLEKRLAALENIEREMKGY